In the Syngnathus scovelli strain Florida chromosome 16, RoL_Ssco_1.2, whole genome shotgun sequence genome, one interval contains:
- the proza gene encoding protein Z, vitamin K-dependent plasma glycoprotein a, translating into MCLSTTIGALACLLAGAVAALQSPPQTVFLDKQQATSVITRQKRSAEGAGQRLSTLEQACMERVCTYEEARRHFQDSYRTDIFWSIYVDGDQCAEKPCKNGALCSDSVGGYDCVCKAGFSGFHCETDQTLCVLEKDQGCSQFCKPGYTSYECSCTRGWKLHRTDRNKCEPAVRYPCGKVNSLSQWEARQSAMVHDDFQGLACASGECPWQALLKSADSEGFCSAVILKENLVLTSAKCATKYSSFQVAVGKQKMSYEDGEQTLYVKTAHTHPRYVAGRPDNDLAVVELRDRIVFKKEVTAACLPEKDFADNVLTSGELPAVVTGWKDPEAGASSFRGQLALSGLAYKGLPECLEMHPHVISNKMGCMATRANADCSMSSGSPLLTLYRGVFFLTGVVSQPPGAECSKGFVYQKVSRHLGWLRSLINSL; encoded by the exons ATGTGCTTGTCAACGACCATCGGCGCGCTTGCGTGTCTGCTGGCGGGGGCCGTAGCGGCCTTGCAAAGCCCCCCACAAACAG TCTTCTTGGACAAGCAGCAAGCCACTTCGGTGATTACCCGTCAGAAGAGGAGTGCGGAGGGCGCTGGCCAGCGGCTGTCCACCTTGGAGCAGGCCTGCATGGAGAGAGTATGCACCTACGAGGAGGCCCGCAGGCACTTCCAGGACTCATACCGCACG GACATTTTCTGGTCCATCTACGTCG ATGGAGACCAGTGCGCCGAGAAGCCCTGCAAGAACGGGGCCCTGTGCTCCGACAGCGTGGGAGGCTACGACTGCGTCTGCAAGGCGGGCTTCTCAGGGTTCCACTGCGAAACCG ACCAAACCTTGTGCGTCCTGGAAAAGGACCAGGGCTGCTCCCAGTTCTGCAAGCCGGGCTACACCTCCTACGAGTGCTCCTGCACAAGAGGTTGGAAGCTCCATCGGACAGACAGGAACAAGTGCGAGCCGGCAG TGCGCTATCCGTGCGGGAAGGTGAACAGTCTGAGCCAGTGGGAGGCCCGACAGTCCGCCATGGTCCACgacgactttcaaggacttgccTGCGCCTCAGGAGAATGTCCCTGGCAG GCCCTTCTCAAGAGCGCCGACTCTGAAGGTTTCTGTAGCGCTGTCATTCTCAAGGAGAACTTGGTGCTGACCTCGGCGAAGTGCGCCACCAAGTACAGCTCCTTCCAAGTGGCCGTGG GCAAGCAGAAGATGAGCTACGAGGACGGCGAGCAGACTCTTTACGTGAAAACAGCCCACACGCACCCGCGCTACGTAGCGGGCCGCCCCGACAACGACCTGGCCGTGGTGGAGCTGCGTGACCGCATCGTCTTCAAGAAGGAGGTGACGGCCGCCTGCCTCCCAGAGAAGGACTTTGCCGACAATGTCCTGACATCCGGCGAGCTCCCCGCCGTGGTGACGGGCTGGAAAGACCCCGAGGCAGGAGCCTCGTCTTTTCGAGGCCAGCTGGCCCTCAGCGGGCTGGCATACAAAGGTCTACCCGAGTGCCTGGAGATGCATCCCCACGTGATCAGCAACAAGATGGGCTGCATGGCCACCCGGGCCAACGCCGACTGCAGTATGAGCTCCGGGAGCCCCCTGCTCACCTTGTACAGGGGGGTGTTCTTCCTCACCGGCGTGGTCAGTCAGCCGCCGGGTGCCGAGTGCAGCAAAGGCTTCGTCTACCAGAAAGTCTCCCGCCATCTCGGCTGGCTTCGCTCGCTAATCAACTCGCTGTAG